One Rhizobium sp. NRK18 genomic window carries:
- the urtD gene encoding urea ABC transporter ATP-binding protein UrtD translates to MQVSDTPAERPSSLLYLNGVSVSFDGFKALNSLSLVIAPGELRAIIGPNGAGKTTMMDIITGKTRPDSGEVFFQGDIDLTKRDEADIAQLGIGRKFQKPTVFESHTVWDNLELALNRDRGVFATLFYTLSSGDKARIEEILETVRLTDRKDDLAANLSHGQKQWLEIGMLLAQEPKLLLVDEPVAGMTDAETVETAALLRDIAKTRSVVVVEHDMSFIRDLGVKVTCLAEGSVLAEGSIDFVSNDQKVIENYLGR, encoded by the coding sequence ATGCAGGTCAGTGATACGCCAGCCGAACGGCCGTCGAGCCTTCTCTATCTGAACGGCGTTTCCGTCTCCTTCGACGGGTTCAAGGCGCTGAACAGCCTGTCGCTCGTCATCGCGCCAGGGGAACTCCGGGCCATCATCGGTCCGAACGGGGCCGGCAAGACGACGATGATGGACATCATCACCGGCAAGACGCGGCCGGATTCGGGCGAGGTCTTCTTCCAGGGGGACATCGATCTCACCAAGCGCGACGAGGCCGACATCGCCCAGCTCGGCATCGGCCGCAAGTTCCAGAAGCCGACCGTGTTCGAAAGCCATACGGTGTGGGACAATCTGGAACTGGCGCTGAACCGCGACCGCGGCGTCTTCGCCACGCTCTTCTACACGCTGTCATCCGGCGACAAGGCCCGTATCGAGGAGATCCTCGAAACGGTGCGGCTTACGGACCGCAAGGACGATCTGGCGGCGAACCTATCGCACGGGCAGAAGCAATGGCTGGAGATCGGCATGCTGCTCGCCCAGGAGCCGAAGCTTCTCCTCGTCGACGAACCGGTCGCTGGCATGACCGACGCCGAAACCGTCGAGACGGCGGCGCTGCTGCGCGACATCGCCAAGACCCGCTCGGTCGTGGTCGTCGAGCACGACATGAGCTTCATCCGCGATCTCGGCGTCAAGGTCACCTGCCTTGCGGAAGGCTCGGTGCTCGCCGAAGGCTCCATCGACTTCGTCTCGAATGACCAGAAGGTCATTGAGAACTATCTGGGGAGGTGA
- the urtC gene encoding urea ABC transporter permease subunit UrtC, with protein sequence MITSFILRALDKKIVFAAVILLALAVLVPVLNLMTGPQSAMHIPTYIMALLGKYLTYALLALALDLVWGFCGILSLGHGAFFALGGYAMGMYLMRQIGSRGVYGDPILPDFMVFLNWKELPWFWYGFDQFWFAMLMVLLVPGLLAFVFGWFAFRSRVNGVYLSIITQAMTYALLLAFFRNNMGFGGNNGLTDFKDILGFDIQADGTRAVLFAASAIFLSLSLILASAIVRSKYGKILVGIRDAESRTRFLGFRVEHMKLFIFVVSAMMAGIAGALYVPQVGIINPGEFAPANSIEVVIWTAIGGRGTLIGPIIGAVLVNGGKTIFTGLFPEIWLFALGGLFVLVTLFLPKGIVGTVQQYFVTRREYRDAAKAEDNRGTGEAEPQAAE encoded by the coding sequence ATGATCACCTCGTTTATCCTCCGCGCCCTCGACAAGAAAATCGTCTTTGCCGCAGTCATCCTGCTCGCTCTTGCGGTTCTGGTTCCTGTCCTGAACCTCATGACCGGCCCGCAAAGCGCCATGCACATCCCGACCTACATCATGGCGCTTCTCGGGAAATACCTGACCTATGCTCTACTCGCCCTGGCGCTGGATCTGGTCTGGGGTTTCTGCGGTATTCTTTCTCTCGGCCACGGCGCCTTCTTCGCGCTCGGCGGCTACGCCATGGGCATGTACCTGATGCGCCAGATCGGCTCGCGCGGCGTCTATGGCGACCCGATCCTGCCGGACTTCATGGTCTTCCTCAACTGGAAGGAACTGCCCTGGTTCTGGTACGGCTTCGACCAGTTCTGGTTCGCCATGCTGATGGTGCTGCTGGTGCCGGGCCTGCTCGCCTTCGTGTTCGGCTGGTTCGCCTTCCGCTCACGCGTCAACGGCGTCTATCTGTCGATCATCACCCAGGCGATGACCTATGCGCTGCTGCTCGCCTTCTTCCGCAACAACATGGGCTTCGGCGGCAATAACGGCCTGACCGATTTCAAGGACATCCTCGGCTTCGACATCCAGGCCGACGGCACGCGTGCCGTGCTGTTTGCCGCCTCGGCGATCTTCCTGTCGCTGTCGCTGATCCTCGCTTCGGCCATCGTCCGGTCGAAATACGGCAAGATCCTCGTCGGCATCCGCGACGCCGAAAGCCGCACGCGCTTCCTCGGCTTCCGGGTGGAGCACATGAAGCTCTTCATCTTCGTCGTTTCGGCGATGATGGCGGGCATTGCCGGCGCGCTCTATGTGCCGCAGGTCGGCATCATCAATCCCGGCGAGTTTGCGCCGGCCAACTCGATCGAAGTCGTCATCTGGACGGCGATCGGCGGGCGCGGAACGTTGATCGGGCCGATCATCGGCGCGGTCCTCGTCAATGGCGGCAAGACGATCTTCACCGGTCTCTTCCCGGAAATCTGGCTCTTCGCGCTCGGCGGGCTGTTCGTCCTCGTCACCCTCTTCCTGCCGAAGGGGATCGTCGGAACGGTGCAGCAGTATTTCGTCACCCGCAGGGAATACCGGGATGCGGCGAAGGCTGAAGACAATCGCGGTACCGGCGAAGCCGAACCGCAAGCGGCGGAGTGA
- the urtB gene encoding urea ABC transporter permease subunit UrtB, with the protein MFKRHFLHLFRIIAAIVVIAAASGPLHAEDLKTLINSFAGANFNKVEKIVADLAATGDTAVVPTLNALSNGDLYVRTSDNEVFITKKAGSNLALIDPLSGEKVGEEAEGALTKIKVKNSIRRTIRSAIGTLTLQSPKREVRLSAAKSLLQSPDQEALEPVETALAAEKDSEVRAALEEAHAFLIMSSDRPLAEKQAAVQVIRDMGGQDAISVLMAAQGAASDELKPDIDKAIAHIQNAQQLWNVVQNIWYGLSLGSVLLLAAIGLAITFGVMGIINMAHGEMVMLGAYSTFVVQQVIRTSAPWLFDWSLAIALPVAFVVAGAVGLVIERLVIRFLYGRPLETLLATWGISLILQQAVRSIFGPTNQEVGNPSWMSGAFPLGGLTITWNRMWIIVFSLAVFVSLLMLLKRTPFGLQMRAVTQNRRMASSMGIRTAWVDAFTFALGSGIAGMAGVALSQIDNVSPNLGQGYIIDSFMVVVFGGVGNLWGTLVGAFSLGILNKFLEPYAGAVLGKIIVLVLIILFIQKRPRGLFALKGRAVEA; encoded by the coding sequence ATGTTCAAAAGACATTTTCTTCATCTATTCAGAATTATCGCGGCGATCGTCGTTATCGCTGCTGCCAGCGGGCCGCTGCATGCGGAAGATCTCAAAACGCTGATCAATTCCTTCGCGGGCGCCAATTTCAACAAGGTCGAGAAGATCGTGGCCGACCTGGCTGCAACGGGTGATACGGCGGTTGTGCCGACCCTGAATGCGCTGTCGAACGGCGATCTCTATGTCCGCACCTCCGACAATGAAGTGTTCATCACCAAGAAGGCCGGCTCCAATCTGGCGCTGATCGACCCCTTGAGCGGGGAAAAGGTCGGCGAGGAAGCGGAAGGCGCGCTCACCAAGATCAAGGTGAAAAACAGCATCCGACGGACGATCCGTTCGGCGATCGGTACGCTGACGCTGCAGAGCCCGAAGCGCGAGGTCAGACTGTCGGCGGCAAAATCGCTCCTGCAGTCGCCTGACCAGGAAGCGCTCGAGCCCGTGGAGACGGCGCTTGCGGCCGAAAAGGATTCGGAAGTCCGCGCCGCGCTCGAAGAAGCGCATGCCTTCCTGATCATGAGTTCCGACCGGCCTCTCGCCGAAAAGCAGGCTGCGGTCCAGGTCATTCGCGACATGGGCGGTCAGGATGCGATCTCGGTGCTGATGGCGGCGCAGGGTGCGGCCAGCGACGAGCTGAAGCCCGACATCGACAAGGCGATCGCCCATATCCAGAACGCCCAGCAACTCTGGAACGTCGTGCAGAATATCTGGTACGGGCTGTCGCTCGGCTCGGTGCTGCTGCTGGCGGCCATCGGTCTTGCCATCACCTTCGGCGTGATGGGCATCATCAACATGGCGCATGGCGAGATGGTGATGCTCGGCGCCTATTCCACCTTCGTCGTCCAGCAGGTCATCCGCACCTCGGCGCCGTGGCTGTTCGACTGGTCGCTGGCAATCGCCCTGCCGGTGGCCTTCGTGGTGGCGGGTGCCGTCGGTCTCGTCATCGAGCGGCTGGTGATCCGCTTCCTCTATGGCCGGCCGCTGGAAACGCTGCTGGCGACCTGGGGCATCTCGCTCATCCTGCAGCAGGCGGTGCGCTCGATCTTCGGACCGACCAACCAGGAAGTCGGCAATCCCAGCTGGATGTCCGGCGCCTTCCCGCTCGGCGGGCTGACGATCACCTGGAACCGCATGTGGATCATCGTCTTCTCGCTCGCCGTCTTCGTCTCGCTGCTGATGCTTCTGAAGCGGACGCCATTCGGGCTGCAGATGCGGGCGGTCACCCAGAACCGGCGCATGGCCTCCTCGATGGGCATCCGCACCGCCTGGGTCGATGCCTTCACCTTCGCGCTCGGCTCCGGCATTGCCGGCATGGCGGGCGTGGCGCTGTCGCAGATCGACAACGTCTCGCCCAATCTCGGGCAGGGCTACATCATCGACAGCTTCATGGTCGTCGTCTTCGGCGGCGTCGGAAACCTCTGGGGCACGCTGGTCGGGGCCTTCTCGCTCGGCATCCTCAACAAGTTCCTTGAGCCCTATGCGGGCGCGGTGCTCGGCAAGATCATCGTTCTCGTGCTCATCATTCTCTTCATCCAGAAGCGTCCGCGCGGCCTGTTCGCGCTGAAGGGAAGGGCGGTGGAAGCATGA